The following are from one region of the Acomys russatus chromosome 32, mAcoRus1.1, whole genome shotgun sequence genome:
- the Aste1 gene encoding protein asteroid homolog 1 isoform X3 has product MAILFSTGFASIQTWSSDGGCDISDKKLTTLKDRAREKIQAAHSLSVGGGGNVCPLLTREVFIQVLVRLKVCFVQSFSEADRDIMTLANHWNCPVLSSDSDFCIFDLKSGFCPLNSFQWQNLSTVKDTQDYYIPARCFSLGAFCHYFNNMNKALLPLFAVLCGNDHVNLPIMETFINKVRPPFPSKGRRYHRVLGLLNWLSHFDDATEALDNVLKYLPKKDRKNVKELVCCSMEEYQQSRAKLHDFFRCGTYVCTDALNLGLPEWVRAALAKGQLPPFISDALVLRRTFLHTQVENMQRPNAHRASQPIRQIIYGLLNASSHPEDTSQKALPSQLLAFSEVERISTNIKISIVYAEQLLKDHSDLSKLNELPLARRQTLLLEALKVTQMVLEPIPTFLKLPIAVTCYWLQSTEAKAKLHHLQALLLGMLRGPLHAIINSPGKEDPRVGGAKTLYEELQRVEVPMRPCTRLDLDTAHVFCQWQSCLQMGLYLNQLLSTPLPEPDLTRLYSGSLVHGLCQRLLASTSAESLLTLCPEAKHLYEHLFNATGSYAPAELFLPKAKSNSKKRRQKKKVASLGTTSDTRPWYDRSNRFGLLMVESLEEHVENSELK; this is encoded by the exons ATGGCTATTCTCTTTTCCACCGGCTTTGCTTCAATTCAAACTTGGAGCTCAG ATGGAGGATGTGACATTTCAGATAAAAAGCTGACAACTCTGAAGGATCGGGCCAGGGAGAAGATCCAAGCAGCCCATTCCCTTTCtgttggtgggggtgggaatgtGTGTCCCTTACTCACCCGAGAAGTGTTCATTCAGGTTTTGGTCAGGCTTAAGGTATGTTTTGTGCAGAGCTTCTCCGAAGCAGATCGGGACATTATGACACTTGCCAATCACTGGAACTGCCCTGTGCTATCATCAGACAGTGACTTTTGCATTTTTGACCTGAAAAGTGGATTCTGCCCTCTGAATAGCTTTCAGTGGCAAAATCTGAGCACTGTTAAGGATACGCAAGATTACTACATTCCCGCCAGATGCTTTTCCCTCGGCGCATTCTGCCATTACTTCAACAACATGAACAAAGCTCTGTTACCTCTCTTTGCGGTTCTGTGTGGAAATGACCATGTTAATCTGCCCATCATGGAGACATTCATAAATAAAGTGCGTCCCCCCTTTCCTTCTAAGGGGAGGAGATATCACCGGGTTCTGGGACTCCTAAACTGGTTGTCTCATTTTGATGACGCCACGGAAGCACTAGATAATGTTCTGAAGTATCTCCCCAAAAAGGATCGCAAAAATGTTAAGGAACTTGTCTGCTGTTCCATGGAGGAGTACCAGCAGTCCCGGGCAAAGCTGCACGACTTCTTCCGCTGTGGTACTTACGTCTGTACAGACGCTCTGAATCTGGGTTTACCAGAGTGGGTCCGAGCAGCTTTAGCCAAAGGCCAGCTACCACCCTTCATCAGTGATGCTTTGGTGCTGCGAAGGACCTTTCTTCACACACAGGTAGAAAATATGCAGCGGCCAAACGCCCACAGGGCGTCTCAGCCCATCCGCCAGATCATCTATGGTCTTCTGAATGCCTCATCACACCCAGAAGACACATCCCAGAAAGCACTGCCTTCTCAGCTTCTGGCTTTCAGTGAAGTGGAAAGGATTAGTACAAATATCAAAATATCAATTGTTTATGCAGAACAGCTGCTCAAGGATCATTCTGACTTGAGCAAATTGAATGAG CTCCCCCTGGCTAGGCGGCAGACGCTTCTGTTAGAAGCCCTGAAGGTCACGCAGATGGTCCTGGAGCCCATCCCTACTTTTCTGAAGTTGCCCATTGCTGTGACTTGTTACTGGCTGCAGTCCACAGAGGCCAAGGCAAAGCTCCATCATCTGCAGGCCTTACTGCTGGGGATGCTGAGGGGGCCCCTGCATGCCATCATCAACAGCCCTG GTAAGGAAGATCCACGGGTAGGTGGTGCCAAGACGTTGTATGAAGAATTACAACGGGTGGAGGTGCCCATGCGGCCGTGTACAAGACTGGATTTAGACACAGCTCATGTCTTCTGTCAGTGGCAATCCTGTCTCCAGATGGGGTTGTATCTCAACCAGCTACTGTCCACTCCTCTTCCAGAGCCAGACCTAACTCG GTTGTACAGTGGAAGCCTGGTACATGGACTCTGCCAGCGACTGCTAGCATCCACTTCTGCAGAAAGCCTCCTGACCCTGTGTCCTGAGGCAAAGCACCTTTATGAACATCTGTTCAATGCCACAGGGTCATATGCCCCAGCTGAATTATTTTTACCAAAGGCTAAATCAAACTcaaaaaaaaggaggcagaagaaaaagGTTGCCAGCCTAGGAACCACTTCAGACACCAGGCCCTGGTATGACAGAAGCAATCGGTTTGGGCTGTTAATGGTTGAAAGCTTGGAGGAGCACGTGGAGAACTCGGAGCTTAAATAA
- the Aste1 gene encoding protein asteroid homolog 1 isoform X1: MGIRGLMSFVEDYNNEFFTDLKLRNTKIIIDGYSLFHRLCFNSNLELRYGGDYDLFADVVQKFFESLFACHICPYVVLDGGCDISDKKLTTLKDRAREKIQAAHSLSVGGGGNVCPLLTREVFIQVLVRLKVCFVQSFSEADRDIMTLANHWNCPVLSSDSDFCIFDLKSGFCPLNSFQWQNLSTVKDTQDYYIPARCFSLGAFCHYFNNMNKALLPLFAVLCGNDHVNLPIMETFINKVRPPFPSKGRRYHRVLGLLNWLSHFDDATEALDNVLKYLPKKDRKNVKELVCCSMEEYQQSRAKLHDFFRCGTYVCTDALNLGLPEWVRAALAKGQLPPFISDALVLRRTFLHTQVENMQRPNAHRASQPIRQIIYGLLNASSHPEDTSQKALPSQLLAFSEVERISTNIKISIVYAEQLLKDHSDLSKLNELPLARRQTLLLEALKVTQMVLEPIPTFLKLPIAVTCYWLQSTEAKAKLHHLQALLLGMLRGPLHAIINSPGKEDPRVGGAKTLYEELQRVEVPMRPCTRLDLDTAHVFCQWQSCLQMGLYLNQLLSTPLPEPDLTRLYSGSLVHGLCQRLLASTSAESLLTLCPEAKHLYEHLFNATGSYAPAELFLPKAKSNSKKRRQKKKVASLGTTSDTRPWYDRSNRFGLLMVESLEEHVENSELK, from the exons ATGGGTATCCGGGGACTAATGAGTTTTGTGGAAGACTATAATAATGAATTCTTCACTGATTTGAAATTGCGGAACACCAAAATTATCATTGATGGCTATTCTCTTTTCCACCGGCTTTGCTTCAATTCAAACTTGGAGCTCAGGTACGGCGGGGACTACGATTTGTTTGCAGATGTTGTGCAGAAATTCTTTGAATCACTGTTTGCTTGTCATATTTGTCCATACGTTGTACTAGATGGAGGATGTGACATTTCAGATAAAAAGCTGACAACTCTGAAGGATCGGGCCAGGGAGAAGATCCAAGCAGCCCATTCCCTTTCtgttggtgggggtgggaatgtGTGTCCCTTACTCACCCGAGAAGTGTTCATTCAGGTTTTGGTCAGGCTTAAGGTATGTTTTGTGCAGAGCTTCTCCGAAGCAGATCGGGACATTATGACACTTGCCAATCACTGGAACTGCCCTGTGCTATCATCAGACAGTGACTTTTGCATTTTTGACCTGAAAAGTGGATTCTGCCCTCTGAATAGCTTTCAGTGGCAAAATCTGAGCACTGTTAAGGATACGCAAGATTACTACATTCCCGCCAGATGCTTTTCCCTCGGCGCATTCTGCCATTACTTCAACAACATGAACAAAGCTCTGTTACCTCTCTTTGCGGTTCTGTGTGGAAATGACCATGTTAATCTGCCCATCATGGAGACATTCATAAATAAAGTGCGTCCCCCCTTTCCTTCTAAGGGGAGGAGATATCACCGGGTTCTGGGACTCCTAAACTGGTTGTCTCATTTTGATGACGCCACGGAAGCACTAGATAATGTTCTGAAGTATCTCCCCAAAAAGGATCGCAAAAATGTTAAGGAACTTGTCTGCTGTTCCATGGAGGAGTACCAGCAGTCCCGGGCAAAGCTGCACGACTTCTTCCGCTGTGGTACTTACGTCTGTACAGACGCTCTGAATCTGGGTTTACCAGAGTGGGTCCGAGCAGCTTTAGCCAAAGGCCAGCTACCACCCTTCATCAGTGATGCTTTGGTGCTGCGAAGGACCTTTCTTCACACACAGGTAGAAAATATGCAGCGGCCAAACGCCCACAGGGCGTCTCAGCCCATCCGCCAGATCATCTATGGTCTTCTGAATGCCTCATCACACCCAGAAGACACATCCCAGAAAGCACTGCCTTCTCAGCTTCTGGCTTTCAGTGAAGTGGAAAGGATTAGTACAAATATCAAAATATCAATTGTTTATGCAGAACAGCTGCTCAAGGATCATTCTGACTTGAGCAAATTGAATGAG CTCCCCCTGGCTAGGCGGCAGACGCTTCTGTTAGAAGCCCTGAAGGTCACGCAGATGGTCCTGGAGCCCATCCCTACTTTTCTGAAGTTGCCCATTGCTGTGACTTGTTACTGGCTGCAGTCCACAGAGGCCAAGGCAAAGCTCCATCATCTGCAGGCCTTACTGCTGGGGATGCTGAGGGGGCCCCTGCATGCCATCATCAACAGCCCTG GTAAGGAAGATCCACGGGTAGGTGGTGCCAAGACGTTGTATGAAGAATTACAACGGGTGGAGGTGCCCATGCGGCCGTGTACAAGACTGGATTTAGACACAGCTCATGTCTTCTGTCAGTGGCAATCCTGTCTCCAGATGGGGTTGTATCTCAACCAGCTACTGTCCACTCCTCTTCCAGAGCCAGACCTAACTCG GTTGTACAGTGGAAGCCTGGTACATGGACTCTGCCAGCGACTGCTAGCATCCACTTCTGCAGAAAGCCTCCTGACCCTGTGTCCTGAGGCAAAGCACCTTTATGAACATCTGTTCAATGCCACAGGGTCATATGCCCCAGCTGAATTATTTTTACCAAAGGCTAAATCAAACTcaaaaaaaaggaggcagaagaaaaagGTTGCCAGCCTAGGAACCACTTCAGACACCAGGCCCTGGTATGACAGAAGCAATCGGTTTGGGCTGTTAATGGTTGAAAGCTTGGAGGAGCACGTGGAGAACTCGGAGCTTAAATAA
- the Aste1 gene encoding protein asteroid homolog 1 isoform X2 has protein sequence MTLANHWNCPVLSSDSDFCIFDLKSGFCPLNSFQWQNLSTVKDTQDYYIPARCFSLGAFCHYFNNMNKALLPLFAVLCGNDHVNLPIMETFINKVRPPFPSKGRRYHRVLGLLNWLSHFDDATEALDNVLKYLPKKDRKNVKELVCCSMEEYQQSRAKLHDFFRCGTYVCTDALNLGLPEWVRAALAKGQLPPFISDALVLRRTFLHTQVENMQRPNAHRASQPIRQIIYGLLNASSHPEDTSQKALPSQLLAFSEVERISTNIKISIVYAEQLLKDHSDLSKLNELPLARRQTLLLEALKVTQMVLEPIPTFLKLPIAVTCYWLQSTEAKAKLHHLQALLLGMLRGPLHAIINSPGKEDPRVGGAKTLYEELQRVEVPMRPCTRLDLDTAHVFCQWQSCLQMGLYLNQLLSTPLPEPDLTRLYSGSLVHGLCQRLLASTSAESLLTLCPEAKHLYEHLFNATGSYAPAELFLPKAKSNSKKRRQKKKVASLGTTSDTRPWYDRSNRFGLLMVESLEEHVENSELK, from the exons ATGACACTTGCCAATCACTGGAACTGCCCTGTGCTATCATCAGACAGTGACTTTTGCATTTTTGACCTGAAAAGTGGATTCTGCCCTCTGAATAGCTTTCAGTGGCAAAATCTGAGCACTGTTAAGGATACGCAAGATTACTACATTCCCGCCAGATGCTTTTCCCTCGGCGCATTCTGCCATTACTTCAACAACATGAACAAAGCTCTGTTACCTCTCTTTGCGGTTCTGTGTGGAAATGACCATGTTAATCTGCCCATCATGGAGACATTCATAAATAAAGTGCGTCCCCCCTTTCCTTCTAAGGGGAGGAGATATCACCGGGTTCTGGGACTCCTAAACTGGTTGTCTCATTTTGATGACGCCACGGAAGCACTAGATAATGTTCTGAAGTATCTCCCCAAAAAGGATCGCAAAAATGTTAAGGAACTTGTCTGCTGTTCCATGGAGGAGTACCAGCAGTCCCGGGCAAAGCTGCACGACTTCTTCCGCTGTGGTACTTACGTCTGTACAGACGCTCTGAATCTGGGTTTACCAGAGTGGGTCCGAGCAGCTTTAGCCAAAGGCCAGCTACCACCCTTCATCAGTGATGCTTTGGTGCTGCGAAGGACCTTTCTTCACACACAGGTAGAAAATATGCAGCGGCCAAACGCCCACAGGGCGTCTCAGCCCATCCGCCAGATCATCTATGGTCTTCTGAATGCCTCATCACACCCAGAAGACACATCCCAGAAAGCACTGCCTTCTCAGCTTCTGGCTTTCAGTGAAGTGGAAAGGATTAGTACAAATATCAAAATATCAATTGTTTATGCAGAACAGCTGCTCAAGGATCATTCTGACTTGAGCAAATTGAATGAG CTCCCCCTGGCTAGGCGGCAGACGCTTCTGTTAGAAGCCCTGAAGGTCACGCAGATGGTCCTGGAGCCCATCCCTACTTTTCTGAAGTTGCCCATTGCTGTGACTTGTTACTGGCTGCAGTCCACAGAGGCCAAGGCAAAGCTCCATCATCTGCAGGCCTTACTGCTGGGGATGCTGAGGGGGCCCCTGCATGCCATCATCAACAGCCCTG GTAAGGAAGATCCACGGGTAGGTGGTGCCAAGACGTTGTATGAAGAATTACAACGGGTGGAGGTGCCCATGCGGCCGTGTACAAGACTGGATTTAGACACAGCTCATGTCTTCTGTCAGTGGCAATCCTGTCTCCAGATGGGGTTGTATCTCAACCAGCTACTGTCCACTCCTCTTCCAGAGCCAGACCTAACTCG GTTGTACAGTGGAAGCCTGGTACATGGACTCTGCCAGCGACTGCTAGCATCCACTTCTGCAGAAAGCCTCCTGACCCTGTGTCCTGAGGCAAAGCACCTTTATGAACATCTGTTCAATGCCACAGGGTCATATGCCCCAGCTGAATTATTTTTACCAAAGGCTAAATCAAACTcaaaaaaaaggaggcagaagaaaaagGTTGCCAGCCTAGGAACCACTTCAGACACCAGGCCCTGGTATGACAGAAGCAATCGGTTTGGGCTGTTAATGGTTGAAAGCTTGGAGGAGCACGTGGAGAACTCGGAGCTTAAATAA